The window TCGATCCCGGCCGTCGTTCCCGGTGCCGCCGCGGCCGCGGCTGCGGCAGACACGACGCAACGGTTCGCCGCAACGCCTGCGCCCGTCCGAACAGTTGAATCCCAGGACAACAAACGCAGCCCCTGGATGTGGGTCGGTATTGCTGCCCTCATCCTGGTAGTCGCCGCCTTGGCGCTCTTCCTGGGCAAGGTGCTCTTCGGTAACGCCACTGCTGAACAGGTCACCGTGCCGACGGTTACCGGACAGACAGTCTCCGTCGCCGAGAAGACCCTGGTGAGTCAAGGACTCAAACTCGGTACCCAAACGCCACAGCCGTCGGATCGCAAGAAGGGTGAAGTCATCGCCCAGGACCCGGCCGCAGGAAGCCTGCTGGCCAAGGGCCAGGCGGTCAATCTGTCGGTTTCAGCTGGCAAGGCTCAGGTCCAAGTCCCGAACTTGGTGGGTATGGCGAGTTCCGACGACGCTGCGGTGGCTCTCGGTGATGCGCAACTTGCCTTGGGCAACGTCGGTGAAAAGGACAGTGATCAACCTGCGGGCACGGTCATCGCGCAGTCGCCATCATCCGGTACGACCGTCGATGCGGGTTCCAAGGTGAGCATCACGGTCTCGTCGGGCAATGTCTCTGTGCCTAACGTCGTCGGTAGCTCGCAAGCACAGGCAACCAGCACGCTGGCCAACGCCGGTTTCCAGGTCAATGTGCAGACCCAGGAGTCGACCGAGTCGCCGGGAACTGTGCTGGCTCAGTCGCCGACGGGTAACAGTTCGGCCAAGAAAGGAAGCCAGGTAACCATCACGGTCGCCAAGGCGGCGGCACCGCCGGTTTCGGAGGCACCGCGAGCGAACGGTCAGTCGCCCAGCCAGGCTGCCGAAGAGCAAAGCCCCAACGGCGCGTCGGCCACCCCGGATCCCGGGTCGGTTACGGTCAACTAGCTAACTGGCTCGCGGGTTTCGGCCAGAACACGAAGGCCCGGACTCCGTACGGAGTCGGGGCCTTCGTGTTA is drawn from Candidatus Nanopelagicales bacterium and contains these coding sequences:
- the pknB gene encoding Stk1 family PASTA domain-containing Ser/Thr kinase; this translates as MSDTRQLGDRYELGDALGRGGMAEVLEGKDLRLGRRVAVKILRPDLAKDPAFQSRFRREAQSAASLNHPNIVAVYDTGEDVLEDETGTVVVPYIVMEHVDGQTLRQLLASGRRLLPERALEITAGTLAALDYSHRHGIVHRDIKPANVMLTRTGDVKVMDFGIARALADASATMTAASAVMGTAQYLSPEQARGEVVDARSDLYSTGCVLYELLTGRPPFQGDSPVSVAYQHVSEQPVPPSQIDPAVPPALDGLVMKALAKDPDDRYQTAADFRSDVERAIAGIPVTTSIPAVVPGAAAAAAAADTTQRFAATPAPVRTVESQDNKRSPWMWVGIAALILVVAALALFLGKVLFGNATAEQVTVPTVTGQTVSVAEKTLVSQGLKLGTQTPQPSDRKKGEVIAQDPAAGSLLAKGQAVNLSVSAGKAQVQVPNLVGMASSDDAAVALGDAQLALGNVGEKDSDQPAGTVIAQSPSSGTTVDAGSKVSITVSSGNVSVPNVVGSSQAQATSTLANAGFQVNVQTQESTESPGTVLAQSPTGNSSAKKGSQVTITVAKAAAPPVSEAPRANGQSPSQAAEEQSPNGASATPDPGSVTVN